The Littorina saxatilis isolate snail1 linkage group LG13, US_GU_Lsax_2.0, whole genome shotgun sequence genome contains a region encoding:
- the LOC138983891 gene encoding uncharacterized protein isoform X1 has product MEKEEVAYTSEEQLSSDSETASSGMIETHTSGNIFTCNVQSPQDVGSPRQSIDLRTSGSTNAQRSTSAESFSPQLAESLIIDIVSKTSDSKTKRAKKKMRERSQQQTSGNRHGESCSGEYDIEFGSDISTSNLTDSIDGIDGLTKAQIEYCPKTSRDEAVENSSCPEPGRFENDSTESRKHAPKITGIRQFEDNMSEDDRYAQQAHDLVDNVVSNAKEMVDDVIASAFRRLETRMSEREKTCESLKTGMLSKESTCISRDENFEIQDIGWLSIQEFTVEKGEEKINEYIKTWEYENSWLYCVFFLGEETFPYDKRYRFRVRWSIPTRRKPVPRATASVYFTFVVSTIKPKNYPVDVFYVFETNRLVHKPGQSRFREKWLKDIIESKVSMMAAVSF; this is encoded by the exons ATGGAGAAAGAAGAAGTCGCATACACTAGTGAAGAACAATTGTCCTCAGACTCAGAGACTGCCAGTAGTGGTatgatagaaacacacacaagtgGCAACATTTTCACTTGCAACGTACAATCCCCACAGGATGTAGGCTCACCACGTCAGTCGATTGATTTACGTACCTCAGGTTCTACAAATGCACAGAGATCCACAAGTGCTGAAAGTTTTTCACCGCAACTTGCTGAAAGCTTGATTATTGACATTGTCAGCAAAACTTCCGATTCAAAAACAAAGCGGGCCAagaaaaaaatgagagaaaGGTCTCAGCAACAAACTTCAGGAAACAGGCATGGTGAAAGCTGCAGCGGTGAATATGATATTGAATTCGGTTCAGACATATCTACTTCAAATCTCACAGACTCTATCGATGGGATTGATGGCTTAACCAAAGCTCAAATCGAATATTGTCCAAAGACGTCAAGAGATGAAGCAGTTGAAAATTCATCCTGTCCAGAGCCGGGCAGGTTTGAAAATGACAGCACAGAAAGCAGAAAACATGCACCAAAGATTACAGGG ATCAGGCAGTTTGAAGACAACATGTCAGAGGACGATAGGTACGCGCAGCAGGCCCACGACCTGGTGGACAATGTGGTCTCCAACGCAAAAGAGATGGTGGATGATGTCATCGCTAGCGCTTTCAGACGCCTCGAGACGCGCATGTCGGAGAGGGAGAAGACTTGCGAGTCCCTGAAAACTGGCATGCTGTCCAAAGAGAGCACGTGCATTTCCCGCGATGAGAACTTTGAGATTCAGGACATTGGCTGGCTGTCCATCCAGGAGTTTACTGTGGAGAAGGGAGAGGAGAAGATCAATGAATACATAAAG ACGTGGGAATATGAGAACAGCTGGCTGTACTGTGTTTTCTTCCTCGGCGAGGAGACTTTCCCTTACGACAAGCGCTACCGGTTCAGAGTGCGCTGGAGCATCCCCACGCGACGTAAGCCAGTGCCACGCGCCACCGCCAGTGTCTACTTCACCTTTGTCGTTTCCACCATCAAACCTAag AACTATCCTGTGGATGTCTTCTACGTGTTTGAAACCAACAGACTTGTGCACAA ACCTGGCCAGTCACGCTTCAGAGAAAAATGGTTGAAAGACATCATAGAAAGCAAAGTATCTATGATGGCAGCTGTGAGCTTCTGA
- the LOC138983891 gene encoding A-kinase anchor protein 14-like isoform X2: MSEDDRYAQQAHDLVDNVVSNAKEMVDDVIASAFRRLETRMSEREKTCESLKTGMLSKESTCISRDENFEIQDIGWLSIQEFTVEKGEEKINEYIKTWEYENSWLYCVFFLGEETFPYDKRYRFRVRWSIPTRRKPVPRATASVYFTFVVSTIKPKNYPVDVFYVFETNRLVHKPGQSRFREKWLKDIIESKVSMMAAVSF; encoded by the exons ATGTCAGAGGACGATAGGTACGCGCAGCAGGCCCACGACCTGGTGGACAATGTGGTCTCCAACGCAAAAGAGATGGTGGATGATGTCATCGCTAGCGCTTTCAGACGCCTCGAGACGCGCATGTCGGAGAGGGAGAAGACTTGCGAGTCCCTGAAAACTGGCATGCTGTCCAAAGAGAGCACGTGCATTTCCCGCGATGAGAACTTTGAGATTCAGGACATTGGCTGGCTGTCCATCCAGGAGTTTACTGTGGAGAAGGGAGAGGAGAAGATCAATGAATACATAAAG ACGTGGGAATATGAGAACAGCTGGCTGTACTGTGTTTTCTTCCTCGGCGAGGAGACTTTCCCTTACGACAAGCGCTACCGGTTCAGAGTGCGCTGGAGCATCCCCACGCGACGTAAGCCAGTGCCACGCGCCACCGCCAGTGTCTACTTCACCTTTGTCGTTTCCACCATCAAACCTAag AACTATCCTGTGGATGTCTTCTACGTGTTTGAAACCAACAGACTTGTGCACAA ACCTGGCCAGTCACGCTTCAGAGAAAAATGGTTGAAAGACATCATAGAAAGCAAAGTATCTATGATGGCAGCTGTGAGCTTCTGA